In Flavobacterium endoglycinae, one DNA window encodes the following:
- a CDS encoding SixA phosphatase family protein, whose product MKNLILIRHAKSSWEAPLKDFDRPLMKRGIKDAHEVSVNISDYLPKTYIIWSSTAARATETALIFAQNISYPIESIVFKDELYTFDVKQLEKVIKSCDNSLESVILFGHNEAITNFVNKFGDVFIDNVPTSGFVSLQFDSESWDGIDKGKTHKTIFPKDLK is encoded by the coding sequence ATGAAAAATTTAATTTTAATACGTCATGCAAAATCAAGTTGGGAAGCTCCTTTGAAAGATTTCGACAGGCCGCTTATGAAGAGAGGAATTAAAGATGCCCATGAAGTTTCAGTAAATATTTCAGACTACCTTCCTAAAACCTATATAATTTGGAGCAGTACAGCAGCACGTGCCACAGAAACGGCGCTGATTTTTGCCCAAAATATTTCATACCCTATTGAAAGCATCGTTTTTAAAGATGAATTGTATACTTTCGATGTTAAACAATTGGAAAAGGTTATTAAATCATGTGATAATAGTTTAGAAAGCGTTATTCTTTTTGGACATAACGAGGCTATTACAAATTTTGTTAATAAATTTGGAGATGTTTTTATTGATAATGTCCCAACCTCTGGATTTGTATCGCTGCAATTTGATTCGGAAAGCTGGGATGGCATTGATAAAGGCAAAACACATAAAACAATTTTCCCCAAAGATTTAAAATAA
- the ppk1 gene encoding polyphosphate kinase 1: MYEQKYIDREKSWLAFNARVLQEAADNTVPLLDRLRFVGIFSNNLDEFFRVRYAAIRRLSLSGISGEKYLGGISAHQLIKDITEIVIQQQSESLRILGNIESELESENIFIINETQITPKQECFLKDFYMQKLSPELVTIILNDLAVFPVLKDTLGYLAVRLELANDEIRYALIEIPKNINRFVVLPSEDEKQYVILIDDVIRYKLKSIFNIFDFKSVSAHMIKITRDAQLDIDSDLSKSMLEKIATSVKDRRIGEPVRFIYDSQIEEDTLHFFLDKMKIVETDSIIPGGRYHNRRDYMSFPNLGRYDLLYKPNEPMPVPGLSLDGSILEKISKKDYLVHAPYQSFSYLTKFLREAALDPKVTSIKITLYRLAKNSQIISSLINAAKNGKKVVVQIELQARFDEASNISYAEQMQTEGIELIFGIKGLKVHSKICVIERLEDGKNRRYGFISTGNFNESTAKIYTDVTLLTCHQGILKDTSKIFEFFDINYRVHRYKHLIVSPHYTRTKFIKLIDREILHALAGRKTHIKLKMNSLSDFKMIDKLYEASNAGVKIQLQVRGICSLIPGIPGMSENIEAISIVDNYLEHSRVYIFGNAGLTEVYISSADFMTRNLDGRVEVTCPIYDLEIKKELIDNFNLAWKGNVKVRYHSYKLDNKYKPKNNHAPFRAQFETYKYYQNKAAALEEVPQKVN, encoded by the coding sequence GTGTACGAACAGAAATATATCGATAGAGAAAAAAGCTGGTTAGCGTTTAATGCAAGAGTACTTCAGGAAGCGGCAGACAATACCGTTCCTCTTTTAGACAGACTGCGTTTTGTTGGAATTTTTTCAAACAATTTAGACGAGTTTTTTAGAGTTCGGTACGCTGCAATTAGAAGATTAAGTCTTTCAGGAATTTCTGGAGAAAAATATTTAGGAGGTATTTCTGCTCATCAGTTAATTAAAGATATTACCGAAATCGTAATTCAGCAGCAATCTGAAAGCTTGCGTATTTTAGGAAATATTGAATCAGAGCTTGAATCCGAAAATATTTTCATCATAAACGAAACACAAATTACGCCAAAACAAGAATGTTTCCTAAAGGATTTCTACATGCAGAAGCTGAGTCCTGAACTGGTAACAATCATTTTGAATGATCTTGCTGTATTTCCGGTCTTAAAAGATACTTTAGGATATCTGGCTGTTCGTTTAGAATTGGCAAATGACGAAATTCGTTATGCTTTAATTGAAATTCCTAAAAATATTAATCGTTTTGTCGTTCTTCCTTCAGAAGATGAAAAACAATATGTCATTCTTATTGATGATGTAATTCGTTACAAATTGAAAAGCATCTTTAATATATTTGATTTTAAAAGTGTTTCGGCACACATGATCAAAATTACTCGTGATGCCCAATTGGATATCGATAGTGATTTGAGTAAAAGTATGCTTGAAAAAATTGCGACATCTGTAAAAGACCGTCGAATTGGAGAACCAGTTCGTTTTATCTATGACAGCCAAATTGAAGAAGATACGCTGCATTTCTTTTTAGATAAAATGAAAATTGTTGAAACCGACAGTATAATTCCCGGAGGTAGATATCACAACCGCCGTGATTATATGAGTTTCCCAAATCTTGGACGTTACGATTTATTATACAAACCAAATGAGCCTATGCCTGTTCCAGGCTTAAGTCTTGATGGAAGTATTTTAGAAAAAATCTCTAAAAAAGATTATTTGGTTCACGCTCCATATCAGTCATTTTCATATTTAACCAAGTTTTTGCGTGAAGCCGCTTTAGATCCAAAAGTAACCAGTATAAAAATTACCTTATACCGTTTGGCAAAAAACTCGCAGATTATCAGTTCGTTAATTAATGCGGCTAAAAATGGTAAAAAAGTTGTGGTTCAGATTGAACTTCAAGCACGTTTCGACGAAGCTTCAAATATTTCGTATGCAGAACAAATGCAGACAGAAGGTATTGAGCTAATATTTGGAATTAAAGGTCTTAAGGTGCACAGCAAAATATGTGTGATCGAAAGATTAGAAGATGGAAAAAACCGTCGTTACGGATTTATTTCAACCGGAAACTTTAACGAGTCTACAGCTAAAATTTATACCGATGTTACGCTTTTAACCTGCCATCAAGGAATTTTAAAAGATACTTCAAAAATATTTGAATTTTTCGATATCAATTACCGAGTTCACAGATATAAACATTTGATTGTGTCACCTCATTATACAAGAACGAAATTCATCAAATTAATAGATCGTGAAATTCTTCACGCTTTGGCAGGAAGAAAAACACATATCAAATTAAAAATGAATAGTTTGTCTGATTTTAAAATGATAGATAAACTATACGAAGCAAGTAATGCCGGTGTCAAAATCCAGCTTCAGGTAAGAGGAATCTGTTCTTTGATTCCGGGAATACCAGGAATGAGTGAAAATATCGAAGCGATAAGTATTGTCGATAATTATTTGGAACATTCAAGAGTGTACATTTTTGGAAATGCCGGTTTAACCGAAGTTTATATTTCGTCAGCCGATTTCATGACCAGAAATCTTGACGGAAGAGTAGAAGTTACCTGTCCAATTTACGATCTTGAAATCAAAAAAGAATTAATTGATAACTTCAATCTTGCCTGGAAAGGAAATGTAAAAGTAAGATATCATTCGTATAAATTAGATAATAAGTATAAGCCAAAAAACAATCATGCCCCATTTAGAGCACAATTTGAGACCTATAAATATTATCAGAATAAGGCAGCGGCTCTCGAAGAAGTTCCTCAAAAAGTAAATTAA